One genomic region from Sulfurimonas sp. encodes:
- a CDS encoding cytochrome b/b6 domain-containing protein produces MNKRKNHVYVWPIYSRIIHWLIALSFSFSFIFSLEENLLNLHVAMGIIFGLMLLYRILWGFIGPRYAKFSTFKLSLVELKSYFIQKIQNRFREIPPGHNPASSWFTIIVVSLGTLISITGLLLFGIQEGNGVLGFLNNHYYEYMFILLDIHIYSSYILLTWAIIHILGVLTEQFYHRTNMVFTMITGYKKAKGEDSQTATIKKGLTYVFLFICFMVFFVSIYDRNNIFVAHKHEPLLYEKDNPIYFKECGACHKPFPPFMLPTSSWQKIQNGLKNHFGRKITENEKKEDHKISLQNQKLIFEYLKNNSANNSTREISVKVINSQGAGSGRIAFSKTRYWRETHKNIKRSVFKSDKIKSKSNCFACHKEFEKGMVEDIDIKK; encoded by the coding sequence ATGAACAAAAGAAAAAATCATGTTTATGTTTGGCCCATATATAGCAGAATAATTCACTGGCTTATAGCACTTTCTTTTTCTTTTTCTTTTATCTTTTCGCTTGAAGAAAATCTCTTAAATCTTCATGTAGCCATGGGAATTATTTTTGGGCTCATGCTTTTGTATAGAATTTTATGGGGCTTTATTGGTCCTAGATATGCAAAATTTTCTACTTTCAAACTCTCTTTAGTTGAGTTAAAATCTTACTTTATTCAAAAAATACAAAATCGCTTTAGGGAGATTCCCCCAGGACATAACCCCGCCTCTAGTTGGTTTACCATCATAGTAGTATCCCTTGGCACTCTTATCTCCATTACTGGTCTTTTGCTTTTTGGTATCCAAGAAGGTAATGGTGTTCTTGGTTTTTTAAACAATCATTATTATGAGTATATGTTTATACTTTTAGATATTCATATCTACTCTTCATATATTTTACTTACTTGGGCAATTATTCATATTTTAGGTGTTTTAACGGAGCAGTTTTATCACAGAACAAATATGGTTTTTACAATGATTACGGGATATAAAAAGGCAAAAGGAGAAGATTCTCAAACAGCAACTATAAAAAAAGGTCTTACCTATGTTTTTCTTTTTATATGTTTTATGGTGTTTTTTGTATCTATATATGATAGAAATAATATCTTTGTTGCACATAAACATGAACCTTTGCTTTATGAAAAAGATAACCCTATCTACTTTAAAGAGTGTGGAGCTTGCCATAAACCTTTCCCTCCTTTTATGTTACCAACTTCATCATGGCAAAAAATACAAAATGGACTTAAAAATCATTTTGGTAGAAAAATTACAGAAAATGAAAAAAAAGAAGATCACAAAATCTCTTTGCAAAATCAAAAACTTATATTTGAATACCTAAAAAATAATAGTGCCAATAACAGTACAAGAGAAATTTCTGTAAAAGTTATAAACTCACAAGGTGCTGGAAGTGGACGAATAGCTTTTTCAAAAACAAGATATTGGAGAGAAACTCATAAAAATATAAAACGAAGTGTCTTTAAATCTGATAAAATCAAGAGTAAGTCAAACTGTTTTGCCTGTCATAAAGAGTTTGAAAAAGGGATGGTTGAAGACATAGATATCAAAAAGTAA
- a CDS encoding molybdopterin-dependent oxidoreductase, with translation MKVEVSRRKFLQGTVSMSILGASALSTNLLSSNHAPSVASGAVSFQNTKTGTGESYDVATLCEMCVNKCAALARVENGIVTKLNPNPMFPKSKNMLCARGNAGIQALYDPDRLKSPMIRIGEKGEGKFKRVTWDEAYEAILNGTDKFTGLSQILEEEEDNRSSLLFCAGEGMAEHTFKQFYQAFGSANWLNHASICLQTVASGYGVTIGAYPQADLENAKYIIMAGANRAEAIITPDTMDAFKRTKGRGAKLICIDPRFTNTAAKADKWLAIKPGTDLAFVLALTYVTITEKLFNKQYVKDNFKGWDEYKDSVLSNKYTPEWAEPLTGIKAKDIYTIAREFAAAAPQAIYYPGRRSTFAKNDFQLRRAMAIFQSMHAGIDTKGGLVFGTGLPLKPHEGLQPLYEKAKARAIVKITDKEGHVGYSDCAVVSGGGSWIGWRNRYLENVMPYKVRGMFCYKHNPMMNMPNTAKTAAMLKRMELVVTIDTMPSDTVMYADVVLPECTYLERTDPIKTFGGIEPSFAQRNKVIDPMFETKPVIDIMRGLTTKISKPLFEISKKYDEEIQEAIEDEGEEDTYAEFDLTLPFKHTQEELNHHTLAMYIGAAEKLHKDGVFYPKQDRYYKQLSANKFQYYPEAKKYYQTNGGKPKTPSGKVECVIASFTAKGIDAMPIWRDEYEFKVPDGKFKLLTGRHAQFTQSGTGNNSMLRDLMPENFIWINKRIAKERGINFADMIEVSSKVGKTHLKAYPTEKIAPNQVFFVHGFGHESEALTWAYKNGGNDNMVIEDIIEPVYGAAAMHETNVEIRKV, from the coding sequence ATGAAAGTAGAAGTCTCAAGAAGAAAATTTCTTCAAGGCACTGTTAGTATGAGTATCCTAGGTGCATCTGCCTTAAGTACAAATCTATTATCAAGCAATCATGCACCAAGCGTAGCATCAGGAGCAGTTTCATTTCAAAATACTAAGACAGGAACAGGAGAAAGTTATGATGTAGCTACTCTTTGTGAAATGTGTGTAAACAAATGTGCTGCATTAGCAAGAGTTGAAAATGGCATCGTTACAAAACTAAATCCCAATCCAATGTTTCCAAAATCTAAAAATATGTTATGCGCTAGAGGAAATGCTGGCATCCAAGCACTTTATGACCCTGACAGACTGAAATCTCCAATGATACGCATCGGAGAAAAAGGTGAAGGAAAATTTAAACGAGTTACATGGGATGAGGCTTACGAAGCTATCCTAAATGGAACAGATAAATTCACAGGTCTTTCGCAAATACTAGAAGAGGAAGAAGACAACCGTTCATCTTTACTTTTTTGTGCAGGTGAAGGAATGGCAGAACACACTTTTAAACAATTTTATCAAGCCTTTGGTTCTGCTAACTGGCTAAATCATGCTTCTATATGTTTACAAACCGTTGCATCTGGTTATGGTGTAACTATTGGGGCTTATCCACAAGCTGACTTAGAGAATGCAAAATATATTATTATGGCTGGAGCAAATAGAGCAGAAGCTATCATTACTCCAGACACTATGGATGCTTTTAAAAGAACTAAAGGTCGTGGAGCAAAGCTTATTTGCATCGACCCTAGATTTACAAATACTGCAGCAAAAGCAGACAAGTGGTTAGCTATAAAACCTGGAACTGATTTAGCTTTTGTTTTAGCTTTAACTTATGTAACTATTACTGAAAAACTATTTAACAAACAATATGTAAAAGATAATTTTAAAGGTTGGGACGAATACAAAGACAGTGTTCTTTCAAACAAATATACTCCTGAGTGGGCCGAGCCTCTAACGGGCATAAAAGCTAAAGATATTTACACCATCGCTAGAGAGTTTGCAGCAGCAGCTCCTCAAGCTATCTACTACCCAGGAAGAAGAAGTACCTTTGCTAAAAATGACTTTCAACTTCGCCGTGCAATGGCAATTTTTCAATCAATGCATGCAGGGATAGACACAAAAGGTGGTCTTGTTTTTGGAACTGGCTTACCACTAAAACCACACGAAGGCTTACAACCTCTTTATGAAAAAGCAAAGGCAAGAGCAATTGTAAAAATTACAGATAAAGAAGGACATGTTGGATACAGTGACTGTGCCGTTGTTTCTGGTGGTGGTTCTTGGATTGGTTGGAGAAACAGATACTTAGAGAATGTTATGCCTTATAAAGTTAGGGGTATGTTTTGCTATAAACATAATCCTATGATGAATATGCCAAATACCGCAAAAACAGCCGCGATGCTAAAGAGAATGGAGCTTGTTGTTACCATAGATACTATGCCGAGTGATACTGTAATGTACGCCGATGTTGTACTCCCTGAATGTACTTATTTGGAGAGAACTGACCCTATTAAAACATTTGGCGGAATTGAGCCATCTTTTGCTCAAAGAAACAAAGTAATAGACCCTATGTTTGAAACAAAACCCGTTATCGATATCATGCGTGGTTTAACAACTAAAATATCTAAACCTCTTTTTGAAATCAGTAAAAAATATGATGAAGAGATTCAAGAAGCAATAGAAGATGAGGGCGAAGAAGATACTTATGCTGAGTTTGATTTAACTTTACCATTTAAACATACACAAGAAGAGTTAAATCATCATACTTTGGCAATGTATATTGGAGCAGCAGAGAAACTTCATAAAGATGGTGTTTTTTATCCTAAGCAAGATAGATATTATAAACAACTCTCAGCAAATAAGTTTCAATACTATCCTGAAGCAAAAAAATACTACCAAACAAATGGTGGAAAGCCAAAAACTCCATCTGGAAAAGTTGAGTGCGTTATAGCTTCTTTTACAGCCAAAGGTATAGATGCTATGCCAATTTGGAGAGATGAGTATGAGTTTAAAGTTCCTGATGGAAAGTTTAAACTTCTAACAGGTCGTCATGCACAGTTTACTCAAAGCGGAACAGGAAATAACTCAATGCTAAGAGATTTAATGCCTGAAAACTTTATTTGGATAAACAAACGCATTGCAAAAGAGAGAGGCATAAACTTTGCAGACATGATTGAAGTTAGTTCAAAAGTTGGAAAAACTCATCTCAAAGCATACCCAACTGAAAAAATTGCTCCAAATCAAGTCTTTTTTGTTCATGGCTTTGGTCATGAAAGTGAAGCTTTAACTTGGGCATATAAAAATGGTGGTAATGATAACATGGTTATCGAAGATATTATCGAACCTGTTTATGGTGCTGCGGCAATGCATGAAACTAATGTTGAAATAAGAAAGGTGTAA
- a CDS encoding 4Fe-4S dicluster domain-containing protein, with the protein MARYGMALDYKNCINCKACEVACKEENGILMGADKHRIWVGVAEIKGEYPLLDITSNSFHPSQCQHCEDAPCQDVCPTQATYTDENGVVRVDAQKCILCSYCMNACPYDARYVEDRSMTVDKCNFCTETRLARGETTTACQNTCPTKVRVFGDLDDPDSEISEVLRTREHYTLKPHLGTNPKLFYLT; encoded by the coding sequence ATGGCTAGATATGGAATGGCACTTGATTACAAAAACTGTATCAACTGCAAAGCATGCGAAGTGGCATGTAAAGAAGAAAATGGCATCTTAATGGGTGCGGATAAACACAGAATTTGGGTTGGTGTAGCAGAGATTAAAGGAGAGTATCCTTTACTAGATATTACTTCAAATTCTTTTCACCCAAGTCAATGTCAGCACTGTGAGGATGCCCCTTGTCAAGATGTATGCCCAACACAAGCGACATATACTGACGAGAATGGTGTAGTTAGAGTAGATGCCCAGAAATGTATTTTATGTTCATACTGTATGAACGCTTGTCCTTATGATGCGAGATATGTAGAAGACAGAAGCATGACAGTTGATAAATGTAACTTTTGTACTGAAACTAGGTTAGCAAGAGGTGAGACTACTACTGCTTGTCAAAACACCTGTCCAACAAAAGTAAGAGTGTTTGGTGATTTAGATGATCCAGATAGTGAGATAAGTGAAGTACTCAGAACTAGAGAGCATTATACTCTCAAGCCACATCTTGGTACAAATCCAAAACTGTTTTATCTAACATAA